In the genome of Quercus robur chromosome 3, dhQueRobu3.1, whole genome shotgun sequence, one region contains:
- the LOC126718089 gene encoding putative pentatricopeptide repeat-containing protein At5g13230, mitochondrial encodes MIRLFCYRTLPCINFLTHCRKSNAWICFSQRYFSAQVAHLTQQCTTCMELPSSEFNSHAYATMLQDCVQNGDPTSGKALHSEILKRGGCLDLFGYNILLNMYVKSELLCDAIKLFDEMPERNTISFVTLIQGYAQSLRFVEGVELFARLHREGHELNPFVFSAILKLLASMGWGELGWTLHACVCKLGHDSNAFVGTALIDAYSVCGQVDNASEIFDGIVCKDMVSWTGMVACYSENGCFEEALGAFSQMRIIGFKPNNFTLAGVLKACLGLEAFSAAKGVHGCALKTRYEQDLYVGVALLELYTKSGDIDDAQQAFEEIPKKDVIPWSFMIARYAQSDRCEEAVELFCQMRQAFVVPNQFTFASLLQACATMKGLDLGKQIHSHVLKVGLNSDVFVYNALMDVYAKCLRMEDSMDLFLESPNRNDVTWNTMIVGYVQSGDGEKALKLFLDMLEYQVCATEVTYSSVLRACASLAAMDLGVQIHSLTVKTIYNKNIVVGNALIDMYAKCGSIKDARTIFDTLNERDEVSWNAMISGYSMHGLGREALNFFEMMQDMKCKPNKLTFVGVLSACSNAGLLDQGQAYFNSMVQDYGIEPCIEHYTCLVWLLGRSGHLDKAFKLIKEIPFEPSVMVWRALLGACVIHNDVELGRISAQRVFEMEPQDEATHVLLSNIYATARRWGNVASVRKNMKRRGVKKEPGLSWIENQGIVHYFTVGDTSHPEMKLINGMLESLKMKTRKAGYVPNHNAVLVDVDDDEKEHLLWVHSERLALAYGLIKMPSGSPIRIIKNLRICVDCHAAMKLISKVVQRDIIIRDMNRFHHFKDGVCCCGDYW; translated from the coding sequence TAAATTTCTTAACACATTGCAGAAAATCCAACGCTTGGATATGCTTCTCACAACGTTATTTCTCAGCCCAAGTGGCCCATTTGACCCAGCAATGCACGACTTGTATGGAGCTTCCAAGCTCAGAGTTCAACTCTCACGCATACGCCACTATGCTTCAAGATTGTGTCCAAAACGGTGACCCAACTTCAGGGAAGGCTCTCCACTCTGAGATTCTGAAAAGAGGTGGCTGTTTAGACTTGTTCGGATACAACATTCTTCTCAACATGTATGTGAAATCCGAGTTGTTGTGTGATGCTATTAAACTGTTCGACGAAATGCCTGAGAGAAACACGATCTCATTTGTTACGTTAATTCAGGGATACGCGCAGTCCTTGCGATTCGTTGAGGGTGTGGAGTTGTTTGCCAGGTTACATAGAGAGGGTCACGAGCTTaacccttttgttttttctgcTATTTTGAAGTTGCTTGCGAGTATGGGATGGGGTGAGCTAGGTTGGACACTTCATGCTTGTGTTTGTAAGCTTGGTCATGACTCTAATGCATTTGTTGGGACTGCTCTTATTGATGCTTATTCTGTTTGTGGGCAAGTTGATAATGCTAGTGAAATTTTTGATGGGATTGTTTGTAAGGATATGGTTTCTTGGACCGGGATGGTAGCTTGTTATTCTGAGAATGGTTGTTTTGAAGAGGCATTAGGAGCCTTTTCTCAAATGAGGATAATTGGGTTCAAGCCAAATAATTTTACTTTAGCTGGTGTGCTCAAGGCCTGTCTTGGACTGGAGGCTTTTAGTGCGGCAAAGGGTGTTCATGGGTGTGCATTGAAAACTCGCTATGAACAGGATCTTTATGTGGGTGTTGCATTACTTGAACTGTACACGAAGTCTGGAGACATTGATGATGCTCAGCAGGCATTTGAGGAGATCCCTAAGAAAGACGTGATTCCTTGGAGTTTCATGATTGCACGTTATGCTCAAAGTGATCGGTGTGAAGAAGCTGTGGAATTGTTTTGTCAAATGAGGCAAGCTTTTGTTGTACCTAATCAGTTTACATTTGCTAGTCTTCTGCAAGCTTGTGCAACTATGAAAGGTTTAGATTTGGGGAAGCAAATCCATTCTCATGTACTCAAAGTTGGTCTCAACTCAGATGTGTTTGTTTACAATGCCCTCATGGATGTCTATGCTAAGTGTTTGAGGATGGAGGACTCTATGGATCTATTTTTGGAATCGCCAAACAGAAATGATGTTACTTGGAACACTATGATTGTTGGCTACGTGCAGTCAGGTGATGGGGAGAAGGCACTCAAGTTATTTTTAGATATGCTTGAATACCAAGTGTGTGCGACAGAAGTGACATACTCTAGTGTACTTCGAGCTTGTGCTAGTCTGGCAGCCATGGATCTGGGAGTCCAGATCCATTCCTTGACAGTCAAAACCATTTATAACAAGAATATTGTTGTTGGTAATGCTTTAATAGATATGTATGCTAAGTGTGGGAGCATTAAGGATGCCCGTACTATATTTGACACATTGAATGAACGAGATGAAGTTTCATGGAACGCTATGATCTCAGGATATTCTATGCATGGTTTGGGTAGGGAggctctaaatttttttgaaatgatgcAGGATATGAAGTGTAAACCAAACAAGTTAACTTTTGTTGGCGTTCTGTCAGCTTGTAGCAATGCTGGGCTGCTAGATCAAGGACAAGCTTATTTTAATTCTATGGTGCAGGATTATGGCATCGAACCATGTATAGAGCACTATACTTGTTTGGTCTGGCTTCTAGGGAGATCAGGACATCTTGATAAGGCTTTCAAGTTGATTAAGGAAATCCCATTTGAGCCTAGTGTTATGGTTTGGCGTGCTTTGCTTGGGGCTTGTGTTATCCATAATGATGTTGAGCTTGGTAGAATTTCTGCACAGCGTGTCTTTGAAATGGAACCCCAAGATGAAGCAACCCATGTGTTATTGTCAAATATATATGCCACTGCAAGGAGGTGGGGAAATGTTGCCTCAGTTAGGAAAAACATGAAGAGGAGAGGGGTAAAGAAGGAACCAGGTCTCAGTTGGATTGAGAACCAGGGAATAGTTCATTATTTCACTGTTGGAGATACTTCACATCCTGAAATGAAACTAATTAATGGGATGCTGGAAtctttgaaaatgaaaactagGAAGGCAGGATATGTTCCTAACCATAATGCAGTTTTGGTTGATGTGGATGATGATGAAAAGGAGCATCTCTTATGGGTACATAGTGAAAGATTAGCTCTTGCTTATGGGCTAATAAAAATGCCATCCGGGAGCCCTATTCGTATCATTAAAAACCTCCGAATATGTGTGGATTGTCATGCTGCAATGAAGTTAATATCAAAGGTTGTGCAGCGAGATATAATTATCAGAGACATGAATCGGTTCCATCATTTTAAGGATGGGGTTTGCTGTTGTGGTGATTATTGGTGA